A portion of the Esox lucius isolate fEsoLuc1 chromosome 20, fEsoLuc1.pri, whole genome shotgun sequence genome contains these proteins:
- the si:ch211-199f5.1 gene encoding protocadherin-8 — MMRGIFTVWHRWIFGLSIAQMLFVSVTECEGNTLKYQTNEEGNPGTVIGNLAKDMSLSPSFSSKTNFRMMKQFNNSFIRVRESDGELIVGERIDRERICRHTLQCLITFDVVSFSKEKYKLIHVEVEVKDINDNSPEFPNKESTVEISENADVGFRVPLDPAEDADVGSNYIQNYQISVNGHFSIDVLLRADGVKYAELVLMKELDRETQASYLVELIAIDGGNPFRSGSTKITIKVTDFNDNRPVFDQNNFSVTLPEDAPVGFVLLDLNAVDPDEGLNGEVVYGFGKQVSAEIRELFEVDSKTGRITLKNQVDFETKKTYELDVQASDLGANPTPAVCKIIIQVKDVNDNAPEISITPMTSISTGIAYISETADKDSLVALISTSDRDSGVNSQVRCTLYGHDHFKLQQAYEDSYMIVTAAALDREKISEYNLTVMAEDFGSPPLRKITQYTIRLSDENDNAPHFTKPVYEVSVVENNAPGAYITTVEARDEDLGTNGKITYKLLDSILMGSPVNTFVSLNAISGSIYALRSFNYEVMKQLELRVQASDGGSPQLQGTAVINLNIVDQNDNAPSIVEPVLNKGSAEVFLPRDAPAGYVVTQIRATDADEGANAQLSYKITEWGHLGFSINKVTGTLRVSRQLTYDLSDTLRVVVAVSDNGTPSLTSTATVHFNLIEGTPPSVPAVVQNYSEEAFEWDMSIAIIIVLAGSCSLLLLAIILITTSCSRRKREKGEAACGERDDAPRVESGGGGHIDPLIANHKSNVFDVHPFPEKAPLAPGNAVKMPPPDCRGAEKECVFQNRIMEAKLEGYSTLPGYRKDTLRPITIRKGNSFTTISARDPQFSGKDSGKGDSDFNDSDSDVSGDGHKKESPPLNSLWACTSECKVLGHSDRCWSPSATRPNTSLSNGAHLTTFSKTASLPRNTLQRDAYYQQAHLPKTNGLQSVYEKVQHQEFDYILVCPPTPARILETDEVSLPEYGHS, encoded by the exons ATGATGCGTGGCATTTTTACGGTTTGGCATCGGTGGATTTTTGGATTGTCAATAgcacaaatgttatttgtctcaGTGACTGAGTGTGAGGGAAATACTCTAAAATACCAGACCAACGAGGAGGGAAATCCCGGAACAGTGATCGGAAATCTGGCCAAGGACATGTCCTTGAGTCCCTCTTTTAGCTCCAAGACTAATTTCAGAATGATGAAACAATTCAACAATTCTTTTATCAGGGTGAGAGAAAGCGACGGGGAGCTTATTGTCGGGGAGAGAATTGACCGAGAGAGAATCTGCAGGCACACTTTACAGTGTCTAATCACTTTTGATGTTGTCAGTTTTTCAAAGGAGAAGTACAAATTGATCCATGTCGAAGTGGAGGTAAAGGACATTAATGATAACTCCCCGGAGTTTCCAAACAAGGAATCTACAGTAGAGATCTCTGAAAATGCCGATGTTGGGTTTCGTGTTCCTTTGGACCCAGCCGAGGACGCAGACGTCGGATCAAACTACATTCAAAACTATCAGATTTCTGTCAACGGTCATTTTTCTATTGATGTGCTTTTGAGAGCGGATGGGGTTAAATATGCGGAGTTGGTGCTAATGAAAGAGCTCGACAGGGAGACTCAGGCATCCTATCTGGTTGAGCTCATTGCCATAGATGGAGGAAACCCATTTCGGTCGGGTTCTAcgaaaataacaataaaagttACAGACTTTAACGACAATCGCCCTGTTTTTGACCAGAATAATTTCTCAGTCACTTTGCCCGAAGATGCACCGGTTGGATTCGTTTTATTGGACCTAAATGCAGTTGATCCGGATGAGGGATTAAATGGAGAGGTGGTCTATGGTTTTGGAAAACAGGTTTCTGCAGAGATCCGAGAACTTTTCGAAGTGGACAGTAAAACCGGGCGCATTACGCTCAAGAACCAAGTGGATtttgagacaaaaaaaacatacgaGTTAGACGTGCAGGCGTCTGATCTGGGAGCTAACCCTACCCCCGCcgtatgtaaaataataattcaggTCAAAGACGTTAATGACAATGCCCCAGAAATCAGTATAACGCCAATGACCTCCATCTCAACGGGCATCGCATATATCAGCGAGACAGCTGACAAGGACAGCCTAGTGGCGCTGATCAGCACCTCGGACAGAGACTCGGGCGTCAACAGCCAGGTTCGGTGTACCTTATACGGTCACGACCATTTCAAACTCCAGCAGGCTTACGAGGACAGTTACATGATCGTCACCGCGGCTGCCCTGGACCGGGAAAAGATAAGCGAGTACAATTTAACCGTGATGGCCGAAGATTTCGGGTCACCTCCGTTGAGAAAAATCACACAATACACCATCCGGCTAAGCGACGAAAATGACAACGCCCCGCACTTCACTAAGCCCGTCTACGAAGTTTCCGTAGTTGAAAACAATGCACCGGGGGCCTATATAACCACAGTTGAGGCCAGAGATGAAGACTTGGGGACTAATGGCAAAATCACATACAAACTCTTAGACAGTATTTTAATGGGCTCTCCCGTCAACACCTTTGTATCTCTTAACGCAATCTCAGGGTCAATATATGCCCTGAGAAGTTTCAACTACGAGGTCATGAAACAGCTCGAGCTGCGCGTGCAGGCTAGCGACGGGGGTTCGCCCCAGCTCCAGGGCACCGCCGTCATTAACCTGAACATCGTGGACCAGAACGACAACGCTCCGTCCATTGTGGAGCCCGTCCTCAACAAGGGTTCCGCTGAGGTCTTCCTGCCCAGGGACGCACCGGCAGGCTATGTCGTGACCCAGATAAGGGCCACCGACGCCGACGAAGGCGCAAACGCGCAGCTGTCCTACAAAATCACAGAGTGGGGGCACCTGGGTTTCTCCATCAACAAGGTCACCGGGACGCTACGCGTGAGCCGTCAGCTGACCTACGACCTGTCGGACACCCTGCGGGTCGTCGTGGCCGTCAGTGACAACGGGACGCCCTCGCTGACCTCCACGGCCACGGTGCACTTCAACCTGATCGAGGGCACGCCCCCCAGCGTGCCCGCCGTGGTCCAGAACTACAGCGAGGAGGCCTTTGAATGGGACATGTCCATTGCGATCATCATCGTCTTGGCCGGGAGCTGCTCACTCCTCCTTCTGGCCATAATCCTGATCACCACCTCCTGCAGCCGGCGCAAGCGGGAGAAAGGAGAGGCGGCGTGCGGCGAGAGAGACGACGCACCGCGCGTGGAGAGTGGAGGCGGCGGCCATATTGATCCGTTGATCGCCAACCACAAAAGCAACGTGTTCGACGTGCATCCTTTTCCCGAGAAAGCCCCACTGGCCCCTggcaatgcagtgaaaatgccCCCCCCAGACTGCAGGGGGGCAGAGAAAGAGTGTGTCTTTCAAAACCGGATAATGGAGGCGAAATTGGAG GGTTACTCAACATTGCCTGGCTACAGGAAAGACACCCTTCGGCCCATAACCATACGGAAGGGCAACTCATTCACCACCATCTCGGCTCGCGACCCCCAGTTCAGCGGGAAGGACAGTGGCAAAGGGGACAGCGACTTCAACGACAGTGACTCCGACGTCAGCGGGGACGGCCACAAAAAAGAGTCCCCGCCGTTAAACA GTCTCTGGGCCTGCACCAGTGAGTGTAAGGTCCTGGGCCATTCGGACCGATGCTGGAGTCCCTCGGCCACCAGACCCAACACCAGCCTCTCCAACGGGGCCCACCTCACGACGTTCTCCAAAACCGCCTCCCTGCCACGAAACACCCTTCAGAGGGACGCCTACTACCAACAGGCCCACCTGCCCAAAACCAACGGTCTGCAGAGCGTCTATGAGAAAGTCCAGCACCAGGAATTTGATTATATTCTGGTTTGTCCACCAACACCAGCAAGGATACTAGAGACGGATGAGGTATCCCTTCCGGAGTATGGACACTCCTAA
- the cnmd gene encoding leukocyte cell-derived chemotaxin 1 codes for MVETSQKIPFADTFKQCLPPAYNTKPPVAVGRLLRFGAAGLLAGAVLMLCGSIGAFYLWKVSEKNVYNIHYSLSINGKVEEGSMEIDSDNNLERFRTGSGNEEALEIHDFHIGITGIRFSRGEKCYIKSQIKANLPGVETLHKQSLMFDLEDEIMPVKFDEESLVWVSADQSLKDSSFLSTKILDFCGDLPIFWLHPTYPKGGERGRRDTQRAARQFDTEGFEAAAEERNAPSRAANSTSKRAAAEETATGTSAMGSAYNPENPYQRNQEGEDGTVTFDPMLDHRGICCSECRRSYTHCQRICEPLGGHWPWPYNYRGCRVACRVILPCRWWVARIMGIV; via the exons ATGGTAGAGACTTCACAGAAAATCCCATTTGCCGATACTTTTAAACAATGCCTACCACCT GCATATAATACGAAGCCACCCGTAGCTGTCGGTCGTCTCTTGAGATTTGGGGCAGCAGGTCTCCTCGCGGGAGCAGTGTTGATGCTTTGTGGATCCATTGGAGCGTTCTACCTTTGGAAAGTCAgtgaaaaaaat GTGTACAATATACACTACAGTCTGAGCATCAATGGAAAGGTGGAAGAGGGATCCATGGAAATTGACTCTGACAACAATCTGGAAAGGTTCCGAACTGGGAGTGGAAATGAGGAGGCGTTGGAGATTCATGACTTTCACatt GGAATTACAGGAATCCGGTTCTCGAGAGGTGAGAAGTGTTATATAAAATCTCAAATCAAAGCCAACCTACCGGGGGTGGAGACACTACACAAGCAGTCGTTGATGTTTGACCTG GAGGATGAAATCATGCCAGTCAAGTTTGACGAAGAGTCCCTGGTCTGGGTGTCCGCTGACCAGTCCCTGAAGGACAGTAGCTTCCTCAGCACCAAAATCCTGGACTTCTGCGGAGACCTGCCCATCTTCTGGCTCCACCCCACGTATCCTAAAG GCGGAGAGAGGGGAAGGCGAGACACCCAGAGAGCCGCGCGTCAGTTTGACACGGAGGGGTTTGAGGCAGCTGCCGAGGAGAGGAACGCGCCGAGCCGTGCGGCGAATAGCACCTCAAAGAGAGCCGCGGCAGAGGAGACGGCCACGGGCACCTCCGCCATGGGCTCCGCCTACAACCCGGAGAACCCCTACCAA CGCAACCAGGAGGGGGAGGACGGCACCGTGACCTTCGACCCCATGCTAGATCACAGGGGCATCTGCTGCTCGGAGTGCCGACGCAGCTACACCCACTGCCAGAGGATTTGCGAGCCCCTGGGTGGCCACTGGCCCTGGCCGTACAACTACAGGGGCTGCCGTGTTGCCTGTCGGGTGATCCTGCCGTGCCGTTGGTGGGTGGCGCGCATCATGGGTATCGTGTGA